One segment of Paraburkholderia bonniea DNA contains the following:
- a CDS encoding efflux transporter outer membrane subunit, with amino-acid sequence MQFPVPKRVATLAFLAISLIITGCASTRGIAPQATGLDLAALDAGAAVRAANADAQWPAADWWRVYRDPQLDAWLADAQAGNPSLAAAQARVREALSLAGVAHAALAPQIDGHLSLQGEHWPDNVFYGPGPLASQNTWNNTGSIGLAYHLDLWGKDKNAAERALDLAHARAADARAAQLELQANIVRTYIGMSLHYALLDIAKAALTQQQQIAAFATRRLKGGLGTQLEVSQAQTPLPEYERQIDVLEEAIALDRNQLAALAGKGPGAGEALQRPALAEGAPVSLPSVLPAALIGHRPDVVAARWSVAAQARGIDVAHANFYPDINLLASVGGYAAMGPLFQFLHAANASWSAGPALSLPIFDGGRLRSQLGAAAAGYDQAVEHYNQTLVTALKEIADQVVRMRSLATQENDAQRSVAAARKTYTLSRMGYQRGLTDYLNVLVAQSQLLRAQEGVARVQAQRLSAHASLVTALGGGLMEPGDGPSAAEVLPAQHASTNPPASESKSEAEAGPASADASAPVQAAPAAATH; translated from the coding sequence GTGCAGTTTCCGGTACCCAAAAGGGTCGCCACGCTGGCGTTTCTTGCAATCTCATTAATAATCACCGGTTGCGCAAGCACCCGGGGCATCGCACCACAAGCCACTGGACTCGACCTGGCAGCACTTGATGCCGGGGCGGCCGTGCGCGCGGCGAATGCCGATGCGCAATGGCCTGCCGCTGACTGGTGGCGCGTCTACCGCGATCCGCAGCTTGACGCGTGGCTCGCCGACGCCCAGGCGGGCAACCCCAGCCTGGCCGCAGCGCAGGCGCGGGTGCGCGAAGCGCTGTCGCTGGCGGGCGTCGCGCATGCCGCGCTTGCGCCGCAAATCGACGGGCATCTCTCACTTCAGGGCGAACACTGGCCCGACAACGTGTTTTACGGCCCCGGCCCGCTCGCCAGTCAAAACACCTGGAATAACACTGGCTCAATCGGCCTCGCGTATCACCTCGACCTGTGGGGCAAAGATAAAAACGCCGCCGAACGCGCGCTCGATCTCGCCCATGCCCGCGCCGCCGATGCCCGCGCCGCTCAGCTCGAACTTCAGGCCAATATCGTGCGCACCTATATCGGCATGTCGCTGCACTACGCGCTGCTCGATATCGCCAAAGCCGCGCTGACGCAGCAGCAGCAAATCGCCGCTTTCGCCACGCGCCGCCTGAAAGGCGGCTTGGGCACGCAACTCGAAGTCAGCCAGGCGCAAACTCCGTTGCCTGAATACGAGCGCCAGATTGACGTGCTCGAAGAAGCCATCGCGCTCGATCGCAACCAACTGGCGGCACTGGCGGGCAAAGGCCCCGGCGCTGGCGAGGCCTTGCAACGTCCGGCGCTGGCAGAAGGCGCGCCAGTGAGCTTGCCATCGGTGCTGCCCGCCGCGCTGATCGGCCACCGCCCGGATGTCGTCGCGGCACGCTGGAGCGTCGCCGCGCAAGCCCGGGGCATCGACGTCGCCCACGCCAATTTTTATCCCGATATCAACCTGCTGGCCTCGGTGGGGGGCTATGCCGCGATGGGGCCGTTGTTCCAGTTTCTGCACGCCGCCAATGCCAGTTGGAGCGCAGGGCCCGCGCTGTCGCTGCCGATCTTCGACGGCGGCCGGCTGCGCTCGCAACTGGGCGCGGCCGCCGCTGGCTACGATCAGGCGGTTGAGCACTACAACCAGACTCTCGTCACAGCGCTCAAGGAGATTGCCGACCAGGTCGTGCGGATGCGTTCGCTGGCCACTCAGGAAAACGACGCTCAACGCTCGGTGGCCGCCGCACGCAAGACCTACACGCTGTCACGCATGGGCTATCAGCGCGGCCTGACTGATTACCTCAACGTGCTGGTCGCGCAAAGCCAGTTGCTGCGAGCCCAGGAAGGCGTCGCACGGGTTCAGGCGCAGCGCCTGAGCGCACATGCCTCGCTCGTCACAGCGCTGGGCGGTGGCCTGATGGAACCAGGCGATGGCCCAAGCGCCGCCGAAGTCCTGCCAGCCCAGCACGCGTCCACCAACCCGCCAGCATCTGAATCTAAATCTGAAGCTGAAGCTGGGCCCGCATCAGCAGATGCCTCCGCACCGGTTCAGGCAGCCCCCGCTGCCGCGACGCACTAG
- a CDS encoding LysR family transcriptional regulator, translating to MDTLQNMRVFMRVVEAGSFTGAAQHLNTTTAYASRAVSDLEAHLRTRLLNRTTRRIALTEAGEHYLQRCEQILAYVDQAEAEAGDAHARPSGRLKVHSMTSCGQHYIVPAVGRYQQRYPDVQIELTLAQRAPDLLDEGYDVALVLAQNLPDSGLVSQRLGTVFSIACASPAYLERHGVPQVPSELAAHACLQMVTPIYPSNEWVFSGPNGQETFTLGAATFKVNVAEAMAVAACEGMGISVLPIFSAISRLRNGELVWILPEYTLQEMNLYALYPSRQYLDAKIRTWVEFLRDELPATLAADQAELRQFART from the coding sequence ATGGATACACTTCAAAACATGCGGGTTTTCATGCGCGTCGTGGAGGCTGGCAGCTTCACGGGCGCGGCGCAGCATCTCAATACCACCACCGCTTACGCTTCGCGCGCGGTGTCTGATCTCGAAGCGCATTTGCGCACTCGTTTGCTCAATCGCACCACCCGGCGCATCGCGTTGACCGAGGCGGGCGAGCATTATCTGCAGCGTTGCGAGCAGATCCTGGCGTATGTCGATCAAGCGGAGGCCGAGGCGGGTGACGCACATGCGCGGCCATCCGGGCGGCTGAAAGTCCACTCGATGACCAGTTGCGGCCAGCATTACATCGTGCCGGCCGTGGGCCGCTATCAGCAGCGTTATCCCGACGTGCAAATCGAGCTGACGCTGGCGCAGCGCGCGCCTGATCTGCTGGACGAGGGGTATGACGTGGCGCTGGTGCTGGCGCAAAACCTGCCGGATTCAGGGCTGGTGTCGCAACGGCTGGGCACGGTGTTCAGTATTGCGTGCGCGTCTCCGGCCTATCTTGAGCGTCATGGCGTGCCGCAAGTGCCGTCCGAGCTGGCGGCACATGCATGCCTGCAGATGGTGACGCCGATTTATCCGTCGAATGAATGGGTTTTCTCGGGGCCGAACGGCCAGGAAACCTTCACGCTGGGCGCGGCGACATTCAAGGTGAACGTGGCTGAAGCCATGGCGGTGGCAGCGTGCGAGGGGATGGGGATTAGCGTGCTGCCGATTTTTTCGGCGATCAGCCGTTTGCGCAATGGTGAGCTGGTGTGGATTCTGCCGGAGTACACCTTGCAGGAAATGAATCTGTATGCGCTCTATCCGTCGCGTCAGTATCTCGACGCGAAGATCCGCACCTGGGTGGAGTTTTTACGCGATGAACTGCCCGCCACCCTGGCCGCCGATCAGGCGGAATTGCGCCAGTTCGCACGGACCTGA
- a CDS encoding metallophosphoesterase has protein sequence MKIRVLSDLHLEHQMPDAIPYAQADLVVLAGDIHNHAEGLRWAAATFGDAAPVVYVPGNHEYYEGELGALEGAMQDAARSIGHVHFLNNAVLLDPAGRWRVLGTTLWTDFALYGADDASRDAAMAAAQRVMLDYRGLIQLTWPTGGEATGKAHALAGASSPRDLTPADTLALHQHARAWLEHQLAQPFAGHTIVVTHHAPHRQSLAPRFADDLASAGFVNDLPTLVRSPVALWVHGHTHTAFDYWVEGTRVVCNPRGYRHRRTGEMENPEFAWDKTVEI, from the coding sequence ATGAAAATCCGTGTTCTGTCAGACCTTCATCTCGAACATCAAATGCCCGACGCCATTCCCTACGCGCAAGCGGATCTGGTGGTGCTCGCGGGCGATATTCACAATCACGCCGAAGGCCTGCGCTGGGCCGCTGCGACCTTTGGCGACGCCGCGCCGGTGGTCTATGTTCCGGGCAATCATGAGTACTACGAGGGTGAACTGGGCGCGCTCGAAGGCGCGATGCAAGATGCGGCCCGCTCAATCGGGCATGTGCATTTTTTAAATAACGCCGTATTGCTCGATCCAGCGGGACGCTGGCGTGTACTGGGCACCACGCTGTGGACCGATTTCGCGCTCTATGGCGCAGATGACGCAAGCCGCGACGCCGCCATGGCAGCCGCCCAGCGCGTGATGCTGGATTATCGCGGGCTGATCCAGCTCACCTGGCCCACAGGCGGCGAGGCCACTGGCAAAGCCCATGCCCTCGCCGGTGCCAGCAGCCCACGCGATCTCACCCCCGCCGACACCCTCGCCCTGCATCAGCACGCCCGCGCATGGCTGGAGCACCAACTGGCGCAGCCATTTGCGGGGCACACCATTGTGGTTACGCACCATGCCCCGCACCGTCAAAGCCTCGCGCCACGCTTTGCCGATGATCTGGCCTCAGCCGGATTCGTCAATGATCTGCCAACGCTGGTGCGCAGCCCGGTCGCGCTGTGGGTTCACGGCCATACGCATACGGCGTTCGATTATTGGGTGGAAGGCACGCGCGTGGTGTGCAACCCGCGGGGTTATCGCCACCGGCGCACTGGCGAAATGGAAAACCCTGAGTTTGCGTGGGATAAAACCGTCGAGATCTAA
- a CDS encoding FAD-binding oxidoreductase: protein MSTSTAPAIPTAQAAFLTACREAIGSAHVLTNPSDTAPYLTDQRRRYTGAACAVLCPATSDEVARIVQQAVQHRIALVPQGGNTGLAGGATPDTSGQQALVSLRRLNRVRSIDPHNNTITLEAGVLLAQVQAQAHAAGRLFPLSLAAEGSCTIGGNLATNAGGTGVLRYGNTRELCLGLEVITPQGECWDGLRGLRKDNTGYDLRDLFIGAEGTLGIITAAVMKLHPQPAARITALAALASPHAALEFLALAQRHAGPLLTGFELMSDFCVRLVGQHFSQMRYPFAQPHAQTVLLELSDNESEAHGRALLERLMHAAFDQALVEDAVVASNLRQTAEFWALREHIPLAQAQEGLNIKHDIALPISSIGHFIDATDAAIARAVPGARMVTFGHLGDGNLHYNVQAPVGVDARQFLAQHQAGVNRLVHDSVHQHHGSISAEHGLGQLKVAEAARYKSATELHLMRTLKHALDPLNLMNPGKVIG from the coding sequence ATGTCCACTTCCACCGCACCCGCCATCCCCACCGCACAAGCCGCATTCCTCACCGCTTGCCGCGAAGCCATCGGCTCCGCGCATGTCCTTACCAACCCGTCCGACACCGCGCCCTATCTCACCGACCAGCGCCGCCGCTACACCGGCGCGGCATGTGCCGTGCTATGTCCCGCCACCTCAGATGAAGTCGCCCGCATCGTGCAACAGGCCGTGCAGCATCGCATCGCGCTAGTCCCACAAGGCGGCAACACGGGCCTCGCGGGCGGTGCCACCCCCGATACCAGCGGCCAGCAAGCGCTCGTCAGCCTGCGCCGCCTAAACCGGGTGCGCTCGATTGATCCTCATAACAACACCATCACGCTCGAAGCCGGGGTGCTCCTCGCCCAAGTCCAGGCCCAGGCGCATGCCGCTGGCCGCCTGTTTCCGCTAAGCCTTGCCGCTGAAGGCAGTTGCACCATCGGCGGCAATCTGGCCACCAATGCCGGTGGCACGGGTGTGCTGCGTTATGGCAACACCCGTGAGCTCTGTCTCGGACTTGAGGTCATCACGCCCCAGGGCGAATGCTGGGACGGCTTGCGCGGACTGCGTAAGGACAACACGGGTTACGACCTGCGTGACCTGTTTATTGGTGCTGAAGGCACGCTCGGCATCATCACCGCCGCCGTGATGAAGCTCCATCCACAACCCGCCGCGCGGATCACCGCGCTCGCCGCGCTCGCTTCGCCCCACGCCGCACTCGAATTTCTGGCGCTGGCGCAACGGCATGCCGGCCCACTCCTCACCGGCTTCGAATTGATGTCTGATTTTTGCGTGCGGCTGGTGGGTCAGCATTTTTCGCAGATGCGTTACCCGTTCGCCCAGCCGCATGCGCAAACCGTGCTGCTGGAACTCTCCGACAACGAAAGCGAAGCGCATGGGCGAGCGCTGCTCGAACGGCTGATGCATGCCGCGTTCGACCAAGCGCTGGTAGAAGATGCCGTCGTGGCCAGCAACCTCAGGCAAACCGCTGAATTCTGGGCTCTGCGCGAACATATCCCGCTTGCTCAGGCGCAAGAAGGGCTGAATATCAAGCACGATATCGCGCTGCCCATCTCAAGCATCGGCCACTTCATTGATGCAACCGACGCTGCGATTGCCCGGGCGGTTCCGGGAGCGCGCATGGTCACCTTCGGCCATCTGGGCGATGGCAACCTGCACTACAACGTCCAGGCTCCGGTGGGCGTCGACGCCAGGCAGTTTCTAGCGCAGCACCAGGCTGGGGTGAACCGGCTGGTGCACGACAGCGTGCATCAACATCACGGCAGCATTAGCGCTGAACACGGCCTGGGCCAGTTGAAGGTCGCCGAAGCCGCGCGCTATAAATCAGCCACTGAGTTGCATCTGATGCGCACGCTCAAGCACGCACTTGATCCGCTCAACCTGATGAACCCTGGCAAAGTCATAGGTTAG
- a CDS encoding DUF2069 domain-containing protein, translating into MRTPAHSSHMTPASGPRSAAWAAVAALLALIVLSLAWEWWLAPLHPGGSALVLIKVLPLLCALPGVLRRRLYTLQWSAMLVLLYLAEGVVRGMSDRGPGATLGWIEATLALVFFVCALAYVAPFKRAARAQRNA; encoded by the coding sequence ATGCGCACCCCGGCACATTCCAGCCACATGACGCCTGCTAGCGGACCGCGCTCTGCCGCATGGGCTGCCGTCGCTGCGCTGCTGGCGCTGATCGTGTTGTCGCTGGCGTGGGAATGGTGGCTCGCACCGCTGCATCCAGGCGGCTCCGCGCTGGTGCTCATCAAGGTGCTGCCGTTGCTGTGTGCGCTGCCTGGCGTGCTGCGCCGCCGTCTGTATACGCTGCAATGGTCTGCGATGCTGGTCTTGCTGTATCTCGCGGAAGGTGTCGTGCGCGGGATGTCTGACCGGGGCCCGGGAGCCACGCTGGGCTGGATCGAAGCTACGCTGGCGCTGGTGTTTTTCGTCTGCGCGCTCGCTTATGTGGCTCCGTTCAAGCGCGCGGCACGCGCCCAGCGTAACGCGTGA
- the wrbA gene encoding NAD(P)H:quinone oxidoreductase, which produces MKDILVLYYSRYGATRELALALAHGIDSVPGMQSRVRTVAPVSTVCESTQPDIPAEGPPYVELRDLEECAGLALGSPTRFGNMAAALKYFLDGTTPQWLSGALAGKPACVFTSTGSLHGGQESTLLSMMLPLLHHGMLIVGIPYTESTLSTTQSGGTPYGASHFARSGSAQQGLSADEKTLAIALGMRLARTAAQLDERP; this is translated from the coding sequence ATGAAAGACATTCTCGTGCTTTATTACAGCCGCTACGGCGCCACCCGTGAGCTTGCGCTAGCGCTCGCTCATGGCATCGACAGCGTCCCTGGCATGCAGTCCCGCGTACGCACAGTCGCTCCTGTTTCAACGGTCTGCGAAAGCACCCAGCCCGACATTCCCGCCGAAGGTCCGCCATACGTCGAGTTGCGCGACCTCGAAGAGTGCGCCGGACTGGCACTGGGTTCTCCCACGCGCTTTGGCAATATGGCCGCTGCACTCAAATACTTTCTCGATGGCACCACTCCGCAGTGGCTTTCCGGCGCGCTGGCGGGCAAGCCAGCCTGCGTCTTCACCTCAACCGGCAGCCTGCATGGCGGCCAGGAATCCACCTTGCTGTCGATGATGTTGCCGCTGCTGCATCACGGCATGCTGATCGTGGGCATTCCCTACACAGAAAGCACGCTCAGCACGACCCAAAGCGGTGGCACACCTTACGGGGCTTCGCATTTCGCCCGCAGCGGCAGCGCCCAGCAAGGCCTGTCCGCCGACGAAAAAACCCTTGCCATTGCGCTCGGCATGCGTCTGGCACGCACCGCGGCGCAACTCGATGAGCGTCCTTGA
- a CDS encoding YihY family inner membrane protein produces the protein MLSRMRVDLDTLKRLARFAAKRSGEDRIPQVAGSLTFTTMLSLVPLATVAFALFTAFPIFSSFQAALQGFLADHLMPAQFNNQIFRYLNEFAAKAKGLTTLGMIVLFVTSVMTMMTIESAFNVIWRVRKPRPLAQRVLVYWAILTLGPILIGASLSISSYLFTQSMAFTAVKHISPVIGWALAGASLPLTALAFTMLYVYLPNCRVEWRDAVVGGVCAALAFELARRGFGYYIRRIPSYTAVYGAFAVVPMFLLWMYMSWFITLIGAMVASALPAIRIGQFHRPRFPGSDLLDALELLAWLTEAREAGARGYTMRELALLLRRDMETSNRLLRVLESIEWVARLQEDGERPRFLLLANPAQITVARLVDLFVINRAELAYQLNLDSTQVDCAALLAALDNDKLKLSLAELLPQRVEGEVNATGARANVNDGPSAMPHQVV, from the coding sequence GTGCTGTCCAGGATGCGAGTCGATCTCGACACGCTCAAACGTCTCGCACGGTTTGCCGCGAAGCGCAGCGGCGAAGACCGCATTCCCCAGGTGGCTGGCAGTCTGACATTCACTACGATGCTGTCGCTGGTGCCGCTTGCTACCGTGGCCTTTGCGCTGTTCACCGCATTCCCGATTTTTTCGTCGTTTCAGGCCGCGCTACAAGGATTTCTGGCCGACCATCTGATGCCCGCGCAATTCAATAACCAGATTTTTCGTTACCTGAACGAATTTGCCGCGAAGGCCAAAGGGCTGACCACGCTCGGAATGATCGTGCTGTTCGTCACGTCCGTGATGACGATGATGACTATCGAGTCCGCCTTCAACGTGATCTGGCGCGTGCGCAAGCCCCGGCCGCTGGCGCAGCGGGTGCTGGTGTACTGGGCGATCCTTACGCTGGGCCCGATTTTGATTGGTGCCAGCCTGTCGATTTCCTCTTATTTGTTTACCCAGTCGATGGCGTTTACAGCGGTGAAGCATATTTCGCCGGTGATTGGCTGGGCCCTGGCGGGCGCGTCTTTGCCGCTCACCGCGCTGGCGTTCACCATGCTGTATGTGTATTTGCCCAATTGCCGGGTTGAGTGGCGCGACGCGGTGGTGGGGGGCGTGTGCGCCGCGCTGGCGTTCGAGCTCGCCAGACGCGGTTTTGGTTATTACATTCGCCGGATTCCGAGCTATACCGCGGTGTATGGAGCGTTTGCCGTGGTGCCGATGTTTCTGCTGTGGATGTATATGAGCTGGTTTATTACGCTGATTGGCGCGATGGTGGCGTCGGCGTTGCCCGCGATCCGCATCGGCCAGTTCCATCGGCCCAGGTTTCCCGGCAGTGACTTGCTGGATGCGCTGGAGCTGCTGGCATGGCTGACTGAAGCGCGCGAGGCGGGCGCGCGTGGTTACACCATGCGGGAACTGGCGCTTTTGCTGCGCCGCGACATGGAAACCAGCAACCGTTTGCTGAGGGTGCTGGAAAGCATCGAGTGGGTGGCCCGCTTGCAGGAAGATGGCGAGCGGCCACGCTTTTTGCTGCTGGCCAATCCGGCACAGATAACGGTCGCACGGCTGGTTGATCTCTTTGTGATTAACCGGGCTGAACTGGCATATCAGCTGAATCTCGATTCGACCCAGGTGGATTGCGCAGCGCTGCTGGCGGCGCTGGACAACGACAAGCTGAAGCTATCGCTGGCGGAGTTGCTGCCGCAGCGGGTTGAGGGGGAGGTGAACGCCACGGGTGCCAGGGCGAATGTCAACGATGGGCCGTCCGCGATGCCGCATCAGGTGGTTTGA
- a CDS encoding Mpo1-like protein: MTHSTHAQHFASFAEFYPFYLSEHRNRTSRRLHFIGSLGVIGCVAMALATGIWLWLLAAVICGYGFAWSGHFFFEKNRPATFRHPLYSLMGDWVMFKDICRGKLPL; the protein is encoded by the coding sequence ATGACTCACTCCACCCACGCACAGCATTTCGCCAGTTTTGCCGAGTTTTATCCGTTTTATCTCAGCGAACACCGCAACCGGACCTCACGGCGGCTGCATTTCATAGGCTCTCTCGGTGTGATCGGCTGCGTGGCAATGGCGCTCGCCACCGGAATCTGGCTATGGCTGCTCGCCGCCGTAATCTGCGGCTATGGCTTTGCCTGGAGCGGGCATTTTTTCTTTGAAAAAAACCGGCCCGCAACGTTTCGCCATCCGCTCTATAGCCTGATGGGCGACTGGGTGATGTTCAAGGATATTTGCCGCGGCAAGCTGCCGCTTTAG